In Eremothecium gossypii ATCC 10895 chromosome IV, complete sequence, the genomic stretch cgcgcatCCCGCCAGCCGCGTCAGCCGGCTGCCGCGCAGCGGTACTGCGTGCGGCCCGTCGAACCCGTTGTCCCCGGCCTCCACCGCCGTGTAGATGAACGACGCCCGCGGGTTGGCGTTCGGAAAGTGCGCCTTGCCCACCCACGACCGCTGCCGGTCCGGCACGCAGATCGTCAGCTCCCAGCCCGTGTGCCGCGCCACGTGGTCCACAAAGTGCCGCACGTAGGGCGAGTACGCGTCGTGTGGCGGTCCGTCGTCGTTCGTCAGCAGCACTCGCATCTTGCTCTTCCGTCCTGCCCGCTCATCGTCCACGCTCCCCACATTTTCACCTCCTTCCTGGTGCCCGCCACCCGCAAATCCCCCATGTCGCTCTTCGTCAACCCGTACGGCGCCCAGGAGCTCAACCAGGCCCGCCTGGACGTCGCAGAGGTCCAGTTCGATGCCATGACCACCACCTTCAACACGCTGCTCGCGGCCTGCCGCGAGAAGTGCGTGCCCCACGACGGCTACGGCGAGCCCGACCTAACGCGTGCAGAGCTCTCGTGCGCAGACCGCTGCATCGCCAAGGCGCATGCCGCCAACCGCGCCATCGGCACGTACGTGCAGGCCCGCGGCCTGGCCCCccaccgcgcgctgccgcacTACGCGGCCTTCGCCCCGCGCGACCGCTAGCCCGCCGCACcagccggcggcggcgcccgTTACCCGGCCGTGCACCGGCAGTTACCCGCTCGGCCGGTTAcccgcctgctgcagccgcggtCGCTGCGTACGAGGCGAAAAATTTTCGCTGGCCCCCCGCGTGTGCCACGGCTTGCAGCCAGCTTCACTATATATGGTACAGGGAGAGGCGGCGTACTTTAGCTCTGTACTACTACATAGTAAGTGCACAGCAACACAGCACATAGTAAACAACTAAGTATGTGAAAAAAAAAATTCCGCGCGGACGCGCACGGGGCCGCGCCGGCTCTGCCGCGCACGTAAACAAACACCAAAACACAAGACGCACACGCACACAGTCGCgggccgcgcccgcgccgtCAGCAGGGCAGCACTAACACCTGGCAGCATCAATGGCCGCGGCAGCCACAACCAAGAAGAGAACGCAAcgcaagaagaaggaccCCAACGCGCCCAAGCGCGCGATGTCCGCGTACATGTTCTTCGCCAACGAGAACCGCGACATCGTGCGCGCGGAGAACCCGGGCATCTCGTTCGGGCAGGTGGGACGCGTGCTCGGCGAGAAGTGGAAGGCGCTCTCGGACGACGAGAAGCAGCCGTACGAGGCCAAGGCGGAGGCGGACAAGAAGCGCTACGAGTCTGAGAAGGAGCTGTACAACGCCACAAAGGCGGCGTGAGCGCGGAAAAGGGAATTGAGACAGCGGACCTCTTTGTGTTGCTAGGAGCTGCGCCGGCCCTGCCGGCGCCTATATACTATTATATCGATCTCACGTATACTGTCTCGTGTATCACTAAGCCAATATATGTCTTCATAACGCGGGCCGAAGCCACGTGATGGGGAACGCGTGAGTGCTGCGAAAAAAACGCGTGGCGGGAGTATAAATAGCGgggcgctgcggcgggCCCGCGGCCCCCCGGAGCACGCGCGATGCTAGAAGCTAAGTTTCAACAATCCTCGTTTTTCAAGAAGATCATCGACGGTCTGAAGGACTGCGTCCAGCTGGTGAACTTCAACTGCTCGGAGAAGGGCATCGCGGCGCAGGCGGTGGACGACTCgcgcgtgctgctggtgtCGCTGGTGGTGACGCCGGAGGCGTTCGAGGAGTACCGGTCGGACCGCGCGGTGACGCTGGGCGTGGACCTCAACTCGCTGGGCAAGATCCTGCGCTGCGGGGCGAACGAGGACAGCCTGACGCTGGTGGCGGAGGACTCGCCAGACACGATGCTGGTGCTGTTCGAGGACACGAAGCGCGAGCGGATCAGCGAGTACTCCCTGAAGCTGATGGAGATCGACGCGGACTTTCTGGAGATCGACCAGATCGACTACGACACGACGGTGCACATGCCGTCCGCGGAGTTTGCGAAGATCATCCGCGACCTGAACCAGCTGAGCGACTCGCTGAACGTGGTCGTGACCAAGGAGACGATCAAGTTCATCTCAGAGGGCGACTTTGGCTCGGGCTCCGTCATCGTCAAGCCACGCACCGACGTCGAGCGCCCGGAGGACTCCGTCAAGGTTGAGCTCGAGAAGCCCGTGGACCTGACCTTCGGCTCCAAGTACCTGCTGGACATCATCAAGGCCGCCGCGCTCTCGGTCTCCATCACCATCAAGCTGTCGGCCGACACGCCCGCGCTGTTCCAGTTCAACCTCGACGGCGCCGGCCACCTGCAGTATTTCCTCGCCCCCAAGTTCAACGAGGAGGAATGACCAGTGTAATGTCTATGTAAATTATAAACTAgtccgcgcgcgcgtccAGAAACGTGCTCCGCATATAGCTGCGCGCCGTCAGCGGCAGGATCAGCTTGAATGCGTCGCCCTGGTTCAGGTAGTACCGGAACATCCGCTTCATCCGCACGAACCCCAGCGCCTCGTACAGGTGCAGCGCCGCCCCGTTGCTGCACTCCGTCTCCAGCATGATCTCGTCGCAGCCCTGCGCCGCCATCTGCTCGATCGCCAGCGTGATCAGCCGCTTCGCAATCCCGCGCCCGCGGTACGCGTCGTTCACCACCAGCATCGCGATGTACCCGCGCTGCCGCACCCCGCGGTGCGCCTCCGCCTTGCACACAATGCACCCCACGGGCTCctccgccgtcgccgcctCCGTGTCGTACGCCAGGTACGCCAGCGACGGCCACTGGTTCAGAAAGTACCGGTACACATAGATGGAGTACGGCTCGCTCAGGTCACGGTCTATCAGTTTCTTGATCGTCGCAAACTGTAGGTCCGAGTTGATATCGAACGGCCTATACGTGATCATCTCGCCACTCGCTGCCGCCGTTCTTGCTCCGTTGTACCTCGTTTTTCGGCCTTTTAGCTTGCTGGCTATGCCGAAGCACTGCGCTATCTGTTCGCCGGCGCACAAGCGCGGTCGCGTTGCTGGTGTCAGCGTCAAGAGCACGTGCCGCGGTCTTCCGACAGCCACGGCCAGCGCGGATCACAGTAGCATATGGCTTGCTCAGCGCAGGCAGGCAGGCTGCATGGGTTCGCGGGTGAGGTATGGGCGCATCTCTTATGGAAGCATAATGACTTTATGGGCCAGTGAGTTGGACTCCTTTGGCAAGACACAAGCAGGCGGCGACAGGTGGCTAAGAGCAAGACGGACGTGCAGGTGCAGTAGAAGACGGAGAAGCCATGGGACATGTGGAAGGGAACTTGCAGCTGGTGAACGCGATCAGCGGGCGGAGTATCGGGACACATGTGCAGTACTTCATGACTATGGAGGACCTGAAGCGGTTTGTGATACAGCAGTGGCACATACCGGGGCCGGAGATCTTTATCCTGCAGCCGTATGGCGGGAAGTTTAAGCGGGGGCACTTCCAGGACATGGTGAGCGAGGCCAAGAAGGCGGTGGCGCGGGGGCGGGTGCGGGAGACCAGCGTGCTGTATGTGTTTGATCGGCGGCTGTTCGACGGCGGggaggaggcgctggcgcaggcTACGCGGCACGACAGCACGACACTGGTGCGGCCGCTTGTGTCGCCGCTGGAGGATGCTGAGGCGGAGGTGGGGGAGCGGGCGGCCGCGAGCCTGCTGACGACAAATCTGGGGTGGCTGAGCGCGCTGGAGATCGACGTGCGCTACTTTCACGCATGCATCGAGGGCTgggtgcagcagctggcgaaCATGAAGGAGTGCCTGtcggtgctgctgcagtaCCTGGAGCTGTACTCGTTTGACATCGAGAAGCTGTATCACGCGAGCGCGGAGGCGGTGGACGGCGTGCGCCAGCGCTGCGCGTCAAACGACTGGCGGCAGAAGAACCAGGAGCTATTGGAGACGATCGATGCGGTCGCGTCGCGGGGCAAGCTTGTGCAGTTTGTCGACCTGGAGGAGATGTCAGAGGCCGAGGAGCGcctgcgcgagctggaACGCTTGCTCAGCAAGAAGCTTTCACTGTTCCGAGGCGCTCTGGACGAGAACCACGCGATCCGGCAGGAGATTGCGAACCACATCAAAGAGGTCGGGACGCGCTACCAAGACAATATCTCCAATTATGAGCTGGAAGCCCAGATTCTAGGAAACTTCAAGGACATGGTCAAAAAGGTCAAGGAGGACACCCGCACGATCCTTGACCTGGACACCACCAAGGTGTCCCCGGATCTGATGACCAGTGCTGTGTCGCTATTCAAAGAAATGAAGTCTACCGCGATTCCTGCGCTGTATACTGTTGGGCTTTCGCTGTTCACACAGGCATCCAAGTGCATGGAGACCAAGGCTTCCCTACAACGCGAAATGCTGGTTATTTTGGCGGACATAGCAGTCGCGCAGGTCAATATCGTGGATGCAAAGAACTCGTTGCTACAACAGGTGAACCAGGACATTTCAGCCTTGCATACCAcagagcagcagctgcttaGGGTGTCGGAGTTACCAGTGGTGTATGGACTCTATTTGATTGAACTCTACCGCCGGCAACACTGGATTACAGGCCTTGATAGATATTACAGTGAACACACGAAGGAAATCCAGAGTGTACTACAGCGGGAATTGGTTTTCCGCGAAAAGTGGTCGTCCGACTTTAGCTCATATTCGGAGATCTTTCAATGGCAGGATGATAAGCCGCAGTTGGCAAAGTTATTTTCGAATGCTTCTCCATTGGAAGTTGGGCGACCTTGCATAGATATTGGTACTATCCAAACATACATTGAAATGCTAGCTAGGTGCGATGTAGCCGAAGATTCACAAACATTACTGAAGAAAACCCTCTCCGAAGTGTCTAGGTTCCAATTTATAGTGAAGAGTCCTCTTGCTGGTTCCGTTAGCAAAGATTCCACGGATAGTATGAATGAGGTAATTGAAGGCTATAAGAATAGGATCAACAAGTTGGAACTGCTCCTCCACAGTACGCAGTTTTCTAATACCAGTTCGTGGCCAACAGGCGTTCTTAACTCAAATTCCTTGAATGTGTTTCACAACAACATTGCCAGCATTAATGAAAAGCTGCTATTGAGCGACTATAAATCAAGGGATTCCATCATGAGTGGTAAGAGTAATGAGAAAGAGCTTCAATCTCAGCTTGTTGAACTACAGAAGCAGTTAGAGGAAGCGAAGAATGAAGCAAAAAGGGTACAGCAGCAACTTAAAACCACCAAGACACAGCTTTTGAATGGCGAGGACGAGAGAACAGCATATAAGGAAACGTTGTCGATTTTAAATGCTGAGTTATCCAAACTCATCTTGAATCAAGAAGAACAAAAGCAAGAACTGGTTATAGCAGCGAAAGATTTCCAAGAGAAACTAGATGTATCTATGCGCCAGGTTAATGATCTTTTGAAACAAGTGAATTTCTGGAAATCGAAGTGCGGTGACTTGGACAAAATTAAGCAGGACTTACTGGCCAACATGGCGACGAAAGAGACGGACTTCAACAATCGATGCACCGACTATGAACGTAATATAGTTGAACTTCAGCGTCAACTATCAGAAAAGTGCGACGCTACAAACGAACGCTCTGTCACTTCAACCTCTGCCGATGTACCTGGAGAAACCAAAGAATATATTGAGTCTCTCAAGGAAGTCAACCGTAGACTGGAAGAAGATATGTTTGCTGTTTTTGCGGGGAACATAGTGTTACTGGAGAACATCGGCCTGCTTCTTTCTAGAGGCCCTGACAACAAGTTACAGATTATACGCGTTAAAGGTTTAAGGAAAAACATAGATGATAGTATAATAAAGGACAGCAGCCCTGTAATAAATTCACATATGGTGAAGAGCACAGTTTTCCAGGATGTGAAGAACTTATTTGACGAGCTTCAACTGAGCCAAGGTGTTAACGACCAACTCCATTTTGTTAGTGAGCTGGAACGCTTTTATGAAGAGGATCTATTTCAAACTTCCGTGATCAAGAGGTTCACCGATGTAGAGAACCTGGCTAAGAAGCTCAGAAAGGAAAATAAGGCTAAAAAAAGCGTTATTGAaagacacaataaggataAGATTACTTTCAGAGACCTTAAAGTAGGTGATCTAGCCCTGTTTTTACCTACCAGAGGGGTAGCGGGCTCGCTCACGTCTTCGGTCGCGTCCTCATTGGCGTCATCTTTTTCGTCCGTGGATCTTTCAACACCGCCACCACCACTTCCTACTGCATCGCAGTCATTGATTAAGGTCACGCCGCATAAGCCGCATCGTAACAAATCCACCCCATGGGCAGTGTTCACAGCATCGGAACTAGGTGTTAGATACTTCCTAAAAGATTCCGAAGAGTTGGTAAAGGGGAAGGATTGGTTTGTCGGTAAAATCCAATCTATGGAAAAATATACAGTAAATGGAGATTCTCGCAATCCATTCAAACTACCTGAAGGTATGGTCTGGTATGAAGTGGTTGCTAGCTGTACCAAAGAATTGTAGACAATCCTTCGATTTACATACCCATAGCAATTTTTTAGTTTATAATTAGTGCATGAAATAATTAATAATTAGGCGACAGATTTATATCCCAGACATATATTGTGCTTATCGTCACCATGTTTCCTGCAGATATCTATCACTATTTTCCATATCTTTTAGATATTCCTCGGATGCTTTATCGTCTGGGAAGTTGCCCCATTTTTTTAGGACTTCACAGAGCGTCAGCCGAACTTGGACTGGCATCTTCCCTGAAGAGCCGCAGACATAAACAACAGCATTCTCCTCAGTAATTAACCTGGCAACTTCTCTTGCATTCTCCCAAACGGCATCCTGGACATACTTAAGTCCTGGTGAGTCGTCAGGACTTCTAGAGAAGCAGACGAAAAGCTTTATGCGATTCTCATCAGCCCACTTCTGAAGAGTGTCCGCATAAAGAAAGTCTTTATCCTTGTAGCGGTTTCCAAAAAATAAAAGCATGGGATTGAAGAGCTGGGCGTAGATGAGGCACTTCATCGGCGCTAGCCCAACGCCTGGTGAAATCATGATGACTGGCCGATCCTGCTTACCCGCAGGAAGAAGATCATTATATTGCACCTTGTAGCGGATTATGCTTCCCTCAGAAAGATCCGAAATATAGTTCGTACAAAGTCCTCTTCTTATCCTGCGCAATATAGTTTTATAGCGAACTATCGCAATGGTTAATTCAATATCCTTATTGCAAGGTTGGCTTGAAATAGAAAAGAAGCGAGGTTTAATGTGTGGCAAATAGTCCAGGATATACTCCCAAGGTAGACGAAGAGACATGAAATCTTGCACAACTTCCAATATTGATCTTCTGGGCCTATTGCAATAATCGTAAATATCCTGCATGTCTTCGCTCTCAGCAAATTCGCGCAGTTTATCCCGCTGTTGCTGAAGCTGATCCTTCCCATCGGGCAACCTCTCATGGTCAACAGCAAATGTCCATGTTTTCATGAAGAAGCTTCTCATAGGGATGCTTACTATATCGCAGTGATACTTCAGCAGGTTCCGCAAAGTTAACGGCGATACAAGACCGCCGTCACATATACCTCTAGCACTAGTAGGGGTTTTAATCTGCAAGGGAACGTCAGCAATGGAGGCCCAATGCTGCTGGGTATCAATGAAAGCCTGCACGTCTGCATCGGTATTGTATGGATAGATGCTTACGGTGTCACCTGGGTAATAGTTTTCCCCATCTTGGCTGCTGAAGACTAGCTGCCGAACATCTTGGAAATGATCGGTCGCCGTAATGCGCTTGTTCGTTACCACAGTGCCATACTTGACACTGGAATCACCTTCAAATGTACATGGCACCGATGCCGTGCCCTTGTCGTTGCCGGAAGCCTCCAGATAATACTCGGGCTTCAGGTAGATATCAGTCGCAATTGGCTCGCGGGGAACTTGCTCTCCATTCACTGTCATGAACGGGAACTGGTCGTTGAGAAAGCTCAACACCCGTTTCTCAAACTCAGAGTAGACGAGCTCTATACCGTTGCCATTACCGGCGTTACTTCCTGCCAGCCCGATCGCATCCGCCTCAAGCCGCGGAAAGATTTCTCTGGCGCCAAGCTGACCCACAATTCGGTTGTGCAACTTCCGGATCGCAAAGTTGAATTTAGAATATGAAGAGTCACCAAGCCCCAGAAAAGCTACTTGTAGGTGGTCCAGCAGAGTTGGTGGGAGAGAGCTTCTTTTGAGCACACTCCATAGTGTACCTTCCACTTTGCCCTGCGGAGACTGCCGCGCATTTTGCGGCAGCGCACCCTGCCCGGTGGTCGAGCAAATGACAAATAGGTACTGACATGCGAGGATATTCTGGGCACTATATTCTCCAATAGAGCACACCGTATGCTTGTAATGAAAACGACGTAGTTGGTGGGACAGTATATTAGCGAAATCCTGTGCAGTACCGGTTTCAGATCCATAAAGGATTGCTATTCTTGTAGCTGCCATCAGGAGCAAAGAAAAACGGTTAGCTGTGAAGATCCAAGAACTTGGCTTTAGGCACTAGTTATCGGATATGCTGCGTATTAAGGCATTTCTCGAAGTCTGCTAGCATTCAGGTGCGATATGAGTAAGCAGATATCATACTATACGTTACATGGGTGCGATGTCCGCAAAGCTGTATATACAAGTTTATTAGTCTCGGCCTGATTGGGCTATCTCAATTGAACGTTGTAAAGCCTGACTAGTTCCCGACTGACCTGCTCTTGTAAGACATTGACCTCGGCATTGGTAACAGTCCTGTCCATGGACTGGTAGTTGATACGGTAGCACAAAGAGGTTCTCCCGGTTTTGGGATGGACGAACTTGTCTAGGAGCTTCACACTTTCGACTAGATCGCCAGCCGTGTTGCGCACAAGCTCCATGATGTCGTTTTCATGGAATTCGACACTCTGTTTGTCCTCTGGCAGCCAGAAAGCAACATCTCTTGTGGAGGCGGGGTACTTTGAATACGGTTTGAAAGTGGTGATCTCGCCGGGGCGGAATTGCGAGTGGAAGCGCTCATCCAGTGTCCAGAACAGCCTGATGTCGGGAATGTCGAAGAGCAGCATGGCAATGCGGTCGAGGCCGAGGCCGAAAGCCCAGCCCACGTGGGTGTTGGGCGCGAAGCCGGCGTTCAAATACACCTGCTCGCGCACGAGACCGCAGCCGCACAGCTCGAGCCACTCGCCTTTCCACCAGACCTCTATTTCCCATGAAGGTGCAGTCCAAGGGAAGTACGCCTTAATCCAGCGGACCTGCAGCACCTCTCCTGGATTCCCCACGCTCTGCAGCTTCTTGTTGAAGACCTGGGCAACAACGAGCTCGACGCTCCGCTTTAGGTGTTGCGCACATAGGTCCACCTCGGCTTCCGTCATGTAGTCTTGTTTTGGGTTGCCCTCGAGCGTGGTGCTGTCTTCGACCTGCAGCCGTGTCTGCTCgtggcgcagctgctcctcgACCTTGGCAATGTCGGCCCGCAGTTGCGCCAGATGGGCAGGCTCCTGGCCGGGAGCCGCACTAAGATCTCGCTTCCACATACGCGCACCCTCCATCTGGTGGAAGCCGGGGTAGTGTGTGCGGTCGATCTCGTCTCTCCGGTAAACGTCCGCCGAAATCAGAAACCCGGGCTTCTCGGTGGCCCCGTTGCGGATGTTGCCAAAACATTCCATCTCGTGTGCGGATGTGTGTGTCCGCAAAAGATGCTCCTTGTTGATGTAGTACGTATCGGACCTCGACCGCCCCGGGTGGTCCGCCGGAAAGCCAAGCGAGTCGAAGTTCTCGGCCACGGAAACCGCAGGCCTGAACTCGTTATACGTCTCGTACGCATTGTCCACGGAATTGAGTCTCTGCTCGATCATATCCCGCAGGATGCCAATGGGATGCGCCTTCTGCAGGTGCAGCGATCTCTCGGTCAGCGACAGGATTGTCGGCGTGACGTTGGTGTGGCTGTCGTCCGTTTCAAAAGTCCTACAATTCACGACTATACTCTTCCCGACCTTCGAAGAATAGCTCCGCACCAGCGGCCGCAGTATCCGGCCAACTTGCAATGCCATTTCTAGTGCTCAACAGAGTCGCAGCGGCCACAACAAGAGTAGTAGTCGGACAAAGATTTTTCACTCGAGCTTTTCGCCCTCAGCTGGCAAACTCGGAAGAGCCATTATCGTTCAAAGCTCATATTCATAGATTGCCCCACGGACTCTACCCCAGCACTTCTTGGCTTGGCCAGTAGCAGCTGGCATACCCTTCTGTGTGCGGTGCCGGTGCTCATAGCGAAGTGGCAGCGAAGCGGTC encodes the following:
- the TIM12 gene encoding Tim12p (Syntenic homolog of Saccharomyces cerevisiae YBR091C (TIM12)); protein product: MSLFVNPYGAQELNQARLDVAEVQFDAMTTTFNTLLAACREKCVPHDGYGEPDLTRAELSCADRCIAKAHAANRAIGTYVQARGLAPHRALPHYAAFAPRDR
- a CDS encoding non-histone chromosomal protein 6 (Syntenic homolog of Saccharomyces cerevisiae YPR052C (NHP6A) and YBR089C-A (NHP6B); 1-intron), with protein sequence MAAAATTKKRTQRKKKDPNAPKRAMSAYMFFANENRDIVRAENPGISFGQVGRVLGEKWKALSDDEKQPYEAKAEADKKRYESEKELYNATKAA
- the POL30 gene encoding proliferating cell nuclear antigen (Syntenic homolog of Saccharomyces cerevisiae YBR088C (POL30)), which codes for MLEAKFQQSSFFKKIIDGLKDCVQLVNFNCSEKGIAAQAVDDSRVLLVSLVVTPEAFEEYRSDRAVTLGVDLNSLGKILRCGANEDSLTLVAEDSPDTMLVLFEDTKRERISEYSLKLMEIDADFLEIDQIDYDTTVHMPSAEFAKIIRDLNQLSDSLNVVVTKETIKFISEGDFGSGSVIVKPRTDVERPEDSVKVELEKPVDLTFGSKYLLDIIKAAALSVSITIKLSADTPALFQFNLDGAGHLQYFLAPKFNEEE
- the MAK3 gene encoding peptide alpha-N-acetyltransferase MAK3 (Syntenic homolog of Saccharomyces cerevisiae YPR051W (MAK3)) codes for the protein MITYRPFDINSDLQFATIKKLIDRDLSEPYSIYVYRYFLNQWPSLAYLAYDTEAATAEEPVGCIVCKAEAHRGVRQRGYIAMLVVNDAYRGRGIAKRLITLAIEQMAAQGCDEIMLETECSNGAALHLYEALGFVRMKRMFRYYLNQGDAFKLILPLTARSYMRSTFLDARAD
- the ATG11 gene encoding autophagy protein ATG11 (Syntenic homolog of Saccharomyces cerevisiae YPR049C (ATG11)); this encodes MGHVEGNLQLVNAISGRSIGTHVQYFMTMEDLKRFVIQQWHIPGPEIFILQPYGGKFKRGHFQDMVSEAKKAVARGRVRETSVLYVFDRRLFDGGEEALAQATRHDSTTLVRPLVSPLEDAEAEVGERAAASLLTTNLGWLSALEIDVRYFHACIEGWVQQLANMKECLSVLLQYLELYSFDIEKLYHASAEAVDGVRQRCASNDWRQKNQELLETIDAVASRGKLVQFVDLEEMSEAEERLRELERLLSKKLSLFRGALDENHAIRQEIANHIKEVGTRYQDNISNYELEAQILGNFKDMVKKVKEDTRTILDLDTTKVSPDLMTSAVSLFKEMKSTAIPALYTVGLSLFTQASKCMETKASLQREMLVILADIAVAQVNIVDAKNSLLQQVNQDISALHTTEQQLLRVSELPVVYGLYLIELYRRQHWITGLDRYYSEHTKEIQSVLQRELVFREKWSSDFSSYSEIFQWQDDKPQLAKLFSNASPLEVGRPCIDIGTIQTYIEMLARCDVAEDSQTLLKKTLSEVSRFQFIVKSPLAGSVSKDSTDSMNEVIEGYKNRINKLELLLHSTQFSNTSSWPTGVLNSNSLNVFHNNIASINEKLLLSDYKSRDSIMSGKSNEKELQSQLVELQKQLEEAKNEAKRVQQQLKTTKTQLLNGEDERTAYKETLSILNAELSKLILNQEEQKQELVIAAKDFQEKLDVSMRQVNDLLKQVNFWKSKCGDLDKIKQDLLANMATKETDFNNRCTDYERNIVELQRQLSEKCDATNERSVTSTSADVPGETKEYIESLKEVNRRLEEDMFAVFAGNIVLLENIGLLLSRGPDNKLQIIRVKGLRKNIDDSIIKDSSPVINSHMVKSTVFQDVKNLFDELQLSQGVNDQLHFVSELERFYEEDLFQTSVIKRFTDVENLAKKLRKENKAKKSVIERHNKDKITFRDLKVGDLALFLPTRGVAGSLTSSVASSLASSFSSVDLSTPPPPLPTASQSLIKVTPHKPHRNKSTPWAVFTASELGVRYFLKDSEELVKGKDWFVGKIQSMEKYTVNGDSRNPFKLPEGMVWYEVVASCTKEL
- the TAH18 gene encoding NAPDH-dependent diflavin reductase (Syntenic homolog of Saccharomyces cerevisiae YPR048W (TAH18)), whose translation is MAATRIAILYGSETGTAQDFANILSHQLRRFHYKHTVCSIGEYSAQNILACQYLFVICSTTGQGALPQNARQSPQGKVEGTLWSVLKRSSLPPTLLDHLQVAFLGLGDSSYSKFNFAIRKLHNRIVGQLGAREIFPRLEADAIGLAGSNAGNGNGIELVYSEFEKRVLSFLNDQFPFMTVNGEQVPREPIATDIYLKPEYYLEASGNDKGTASVPCTFEGDSSVKYGTVVTNKRITATDHFQDVRQLVFSSQDGENYYPGDTVSIYPYNTDADVQAFIDTQQHWASIADVPLQIKTPTSARGICDGGLVSPLTLRNLLKYHCDIVSIPMRSFFMKTWTFAVDHERLPDGKDQLQQQRDKLREFAESEDMQDIYDYCNRPRRSILEVVQDFMSLRLPWEYILDYLPHIKPRFFSISSQPCNKDIELTIAIVRYKTILRRIRRGLCTNYISDLSEGSIIRYKVQYNDLLPAGKQDRPVIMISPGVGLAPMKCLIYAQLFNPMLLFFGNRYKDKDFLYADTLQKWADENRIKLFVCFSRSPDDSPGLKYVQDAVWENAREVARLITEENAVVYVCGSSGKMPVQVRLTLCEVLKKWGNFPDDKASEEYLKDMENSDRYLQETW
- the MSF1 gene encoding phenylalanine--tRNA ligase (Syntenic homolog of Saccharomyces cerevisiae YPR047W (MSF1)), whose protein sequence is MALQVGRILRPLVRSYSSKVGKSIVVNCRTFETDDSHTNVTPTILSLTERSLHLQKAHPIGILRDMIEQRLNSVDNAYETYNEFRPAVSVAENFDSLGFPADHPGRSRSDTYYINKEHLLRTHTSAHEMECFGNIRNGATEKPGFLISADVYRRDEIDRTHYPGFHQMEGARMWKRDLSAAPGQEPAHLAQLRADIAKVEEQLRHEQTRLQVEDSTTLEGNPKQDYMTEAEVDLCAQHLKRSVELVVAQVFNKKLQSVGNPGEVLQVRWIKAYFPWTAPSWEIEVWWKGEWLELCGCGLVREQVYLNAGFAPNTHVGWAFGLGLDRIAMLLFDIPDIRLFWTLDERFHSQFRPGEITTFKPYSKYPASTRDVAFWLPEDKQSVEFHENDIMELVRNTAGDLVESVKLLDKFVHPKTGRTSLCYRINYQSMDRTVTNAEVNVLQEQVSRELVRLYNVQLR